In Microbacterium pumilum, the following proteins share a genomic window:
- a CDS encoding HtaA domain-containing protein: MTLPIHLPPAQARFSMRPDGGSDGGFDEAVEGQYRVDTGMAWAVKDSFLRYVQGSGGSITVLEPAGVTAAPEFHFPIADQSNFDPAAGEGHIRFAGGVTFTAHGGMLRIAFCDPVIRFGDGVQLLADVEHTTELPIAELRLPEPSSIDGVRMWRDASAILLPHAVALFGGSYAAGEQLAPLTLRVELHVKARGTHSDLVSLNEVRTDQTSHD, translated from the coding sequence ATGACGCTGCCGATCCACCTTCCTCCGGCCCAAGCGCGCTTCTCAATGCGTCCTGACGGAGGTTCTGACGGAGGTTTTGACGAGGCGGTAGAAGGACAGTACCGTGTCGATACGGGCATGGCATGGGCGGTCAAGGACTCCTTTCTGCGATACGTGCAAGGGTCCGGAGGCTCGATAACAGTTCTCGAGCCGGCGGGGGTAACTGCCGCGCCCGAGTTCCATTTTCCGATTGCGGACCAATCCAACTTCGACCCGGCTGCCGGTGAGGGACACATCCGTTTCGCGGGCGGAGTCACGTTCACCGCACACGGCGGCATGCTGCGAATCGCCTTCTGCGACCCGGTGATCCGGTTCGGTGACGGCGTTCAATTGTTAGCCGATGTTGAGCACACGACGGAGCTCCCGATCGCGGAGTTGCGACTCCCCGAACCCAGCTCCATCGATGGCGTGAGGATGTGGCGTGACGCAAGCGCAATCCTCCTCCCTCATGCTGTGGCGCTCTTCGGAGGGTCATACGCGGCCGGCGAGCAGTTGGCGCCGCTCACGTTGCGCGTTGAACTACATGTGAAGGCTAGGGGAACTCACTCCGACCTCGTTTCACTCAACGAAGTAAGGACGGACCAAACCTCCCATGACTGA
- a CDS encoding glycoside hydrolase family 3 protein: protein MTDSPNSDDRPAELDRRYLDVTLDADDRTEILLAQMSLAEKAGLFFQAMITIGPNGTLADGDPAFAIPSTTEYLIGRQMSHFNVLGNTPSPDVMAEWHNRLQDLARTNRFGIPVTLSTDPRHSASDNPGTAVRTGWFSQWPEPLGFAAIGDEALVETFGNIARQEYLAVGLRVALHPQIDLTTEPRWARQIATFGEDAELTARLAVAYIRGFQGAELDAQSVATMTKHFPGGGPQKDGEDPHFAYGREQIYPGGNFEYHLKPFEAAFAAGTSQIMPYYGMPIGTEYEEVGFGFNRSIITGLLRDRFGFDGVVCTDWGLLTDANIYGDLFPARAWGVEHLSPRERLIKAIQAGVDQFGGEACPELLVHAVEAGEITLERVDQSARRLLREKFRLGLFDQADLDPSFALTIVGNDDFRALGQAAQSAAITVLSTGQKGLSLPLAAKVRIYAEGVDQSAGLDAVFVATPEQAEVAVIRLSAPFEERATRFENNFHAGSLEFMPAVIDHVAQISEKVPTIVVVFLDRPAILTPLIPLAATLLGDFGANDGAVLDVLFGKQEPRGRLPFDLPRSEAAVVASAADVPFDTANPLFTFGHGLSFDRPDP, encoded by the coding sequence ATGACTGATAGTCCCAACTCCGATGATCGGCCCGCGGAGCTCGACCGCCGCTACCTTGATGTGACCCTAGACGCCGACGACCGCACCGAAATACTCCTCGCTCAGATGAGTCTCGCGGAGAAGGCGGGCCTTTTCTTTCAGGCCATGATCACGATTGGGCCGAACGGCACACTCGCCGATGGCGATCCCGCATTCGCCATCCCCTCGACGACTGAGTACCTGATCGGTCGTCAGATGTCGCACTTCAACGTGCTCGGAAACACCCCGTCCCCGGACGTGATGGCGGAGTGGCACAACCGGCTGCAAGATCTCGCGAGGACGAATCGGTTCGGTATTCCGGTCACGCTGTCGACCGATCCCCGGCATTCGGCGTCGGACAACCCTGGAACAGCCGTGCGGACGGGCTGGTTCTCTCAATGGCCGGAGCCACTTGGCTTTGCGGCGATAGGCGACGAAGCCCTCGTCGAGACTTTCGGAAATATCGCTCGCCAGGAATATCTCGCCGTTGGGCTCCGCGTGGCTCTTCACCCTCAAATCGACCTCACTACCGAACCGAGGTGGGCGCGCCAGATCGCCACCTTCGGAGAGGATGCGGAGCTGACCGCGCGACTGGCGGTCGCATATATCCGTGGCTTCCAGGGGGCGGAGTTGGACGCTCAATCGGTAGCAACCATGACGAAGCATTTCCCCGGCGGCGGGCCACAGAAGGACGGCGAAGACCCGCATTTCGCCTACGGGCGCGAGCAGATTTATCCCGGTGGCAACTTCGAATACCATCTCAAGCCTTTCGAGGCCGCATTCGCCGCGGGGACGAGTCAGATCATGCCGTACTACGGCATGCCGATCGGGACCGAGTATGAAGAGGTGGGTTTCGGCTTCAATAGGTCGATCATCACGGGACTGCTGCGGGACCGGTTTGGTTTCGACGGCGTAGTGTGCACGGACTGGGGCCTGCTCACCGACGCGAATATCTACGGCGACTTGTTTCCCGCGCGCGCCTGGGGAGTCGAACACCTTTCGCCTCGAGAGCGCCTGATCAAAGCGATACAGGCTGGCGTAGATCAATTCGGTGGTGAGGCGTGCCCGGAGTTGCTGGTGCATGCCGTGGAGGCGGGCGAGATCACGCTCGAGCGCGTTGATCAGTCTGCGCGACGCCTGCTCCGTGAGAAGTTTCGCCTTGGACTATTCGATCAGGCCGATCTCGATCCTTCGTTCGCGCTGACGATCGTCGGCAATGACGACTTCCGGGCGCTCGGTCAGGCTGCCCAAAGCGCGGCAATCACCGTCTTGAGCACTGGTCAGAAGGGACTCTCCCTTCCGCTCGCGGCGAAGGTCCGTATCTACGCGGAGGGCGTAGATCAATCCGCAGGGCTCGACGCGGTCTTTGTTGCCACGCCCGAACAGGCGGAGGTAGCAGTCATCCGACTGTCCGCCCCGTTCGAAGAACGTGCGACGCGGTTCGAGAACAACTTCCATGCGGGCTCGTTGGAGTTCATGCCTGCGGTGATCGACCATGTCGCTCAGATCAGCGAGAAGGTGCCCACTATCGTTGTGGTGTTTCTAGATCGCCCGGCAATTCTCACTCCGCTGATCCCGCTGGCGGCCACCCTTCTCGGCGATTTCGGTGCCAACGACGGCGCGGTGCTGGACGTTCTCTTCGGCAAGCAAGAGCCGCGCGGTCGCCTTCCATTTGATCTACCGAGAAGCGAAGCTGCGGTCGTTGCGAGCGCAGCGGACGTTCCCTTCGACACCGCCAATCCCCTCTTCACATTTGGGCACGGTCTCTCTTTCGATCGTCCCGATCCGTGA
- a CDS encoding ROK family transcriptional regulator, which translates to MVMREWSSGGPPAIESLTVNSVRQRNRASALRFIIRERETTRAALARERGLSTALAANIVAELMAEGLVAEVGTVSSRGGRPISVIAPRADGAYVLGADVGERGVAVELFDLSLKMIDREFRGNDPGASPDDIQSDLREAIIALRSRNEQQWHSVVGIGLGLPGVVETAADGDQTLYAQSLGWEPFPIPRSIYGDLPVFAENGAKTLARAEMWFGAARGVNHAVVALLGRGVGLGVVSEGQLYRGAFGSATEWGHTKIRYGGNVCRCGNRGCVEAYIGADAILDAWRTAGGQFEGNGWAAIGALLDAADSETAAAEVVDDAIEALGAALGSVVNMANPERVVLGGWVGLRLMERLANRIADAIRRNSLDRAGEQFELVVASFGGDTVALGSALMPVEALIHAPRV; encoded by the coding sequence ATGGTGATGCGTGAGTGGTCGTCGGGCGGCCCGCCGGCAATCGAGTCTCTGACGGTGAACTCCGTCAGACAGCGGAATCGCGCGAGCGCACTGCGGTTCATCATTCGGGAACGCGAGACCACACGAGCGGCCCTCGCCCGGGAGCGCGGGCTCTCCACAGCTTTGGCGGCGAACATCGTCGCCGAACTGATGGCCGAGGGATTAGTCGCCGAGGTGGGCACGGTCTCGTCGCGAGGCGGGCGTCCCATTTCAGTTATCGCTCCGCGCGCAGACGGGGCGTATGTGTTGGGTGCGGATGTCGGCGAACGCGGGGTTGCCGTTGAACTTTTCGACTTGAGCCTGAAGATGATCGACCGCGAGTTCCGCGGCAACGATCCCGGCGCGTCGCCCGATGACATCCAGTCCGACTTACGCGAAGCGATCATCGCTCTACGGAGCCGCAACGAGCAACAGTGGCACAGCGTGGTCGGCATCGGGCTGGGGCTGCCTGGAGTCGTCGAGACGGCTGCGGATGGCGACCAGACTCTTTACGCGCAGAGCCTGGGCTGGGAGCCGTTTCCGATCCCGCGCAGTATTTACGGGGACTTGCCCGTATTCGCCGAGAACGGCGCAAAAACGCTTGCCCGCGCGGAGATGTGGTTCGGCGCCGCTCGAGGAGTGAACCACGCGGTCGTGGCGCTGCTCGGTCGCGGGGTTGGGCTTGGCGTGGTTTCTGAGGGTCAGCTCTACCGGGGAGCGTTCGGGAGCGCCACGGAGTGGGGCCACACCAAAATTCGTTACGGGGGTAACGTCTGCCGTTGCGGCAATCGCGGGTGTGTTGAGGCTTACATCGGTGCGGACGCCATCCTCGATGCTTGGCGGACGGCAGGCGGTCAATTTGAAGGAAACGGTTGGGCGGCGATCGGAGCGCTCTTGGACGCCGCCGACTCCGAGACCGCAGCCGCGGAGGTGGTCGACGACGCCATCGAGGCGCTCGGGGCCGCGCTGGGGAGCGTCGTCAACATGGCAAATCCGGAGCGCGTCGTCTTGGGCGGATGGGTGGGTCTTCGTCTGATGGAACGGCTCGCGAACCGAATCGCAGATGCCATCAGGCGAAACAGTCTGGATCGCGCTGGCGAGCAGTTCGAGCTCGTCGTAGCAAGCTTCGGCGGGGACACAGTGGCCCTCGGCTCGGCGCTCATGCCCGTAGAAGCGCTGATCCACGCGCCACGGGTGTGA
- a CDS encoding glycoside hydrolase family 5 protein, translated as MTSVSRSGFVRAIGTTLVDDEGPIPLRGVGLGNWLLAEGYMWLFGDEQSSPRLIEARIQTLVGPERAADFWRRFRDSFITEGDFALIAELGFDHVRLPINARGVMDDDGSFRDDGFELIERAVTWSERHGLRILLDLHGAPGGQTGTNIDDAPHGKPELFMDPRNRALTVRLWRELATRYRDRESVMGYDLLNEPLPGEWQDIYADALVDLYRELTVAIREIDDRHLIMYEGSNWATNWGPLRERFDDNQALQFHRYWCPPDESSIAEYLEVRDLLNTPIYMGEGGENTPGWIYAATRLYERHGIGWNFWPWKKLDTSTSPLSAKAPDGWELIANPAAELTADDAWRILDLFLRAVDVDACEIRTEVMDALFGRGDLHIPAWAGVRDDGEVPILELTGADAPEGLWHHTSGQPYSDVEYMAVSLDPKMRLAFDLGERPAGWTVDCEDNDAVDVEWDGRSLIIVANRANRVRSVTVAR; from the coding sequence ATGACTTCCGTCTCGCGTTCCGGTTTTGTCCGAGCCATCGGAACCACCCTTGTCGACGACGAGGGCCCGATTCCGCTACGAGGAGTCGGGCTCGGCAACTGGCTGCTGGCCGAAGGCTACATGTGGCTGTTCGGCGACGAGCAATCATCACCGCGCTTGATAGAAGCGCGGATCCAGACACTCGTTGGACCAGAGCGTGCGGCGGATTTCTGGCGTCGCTTCCGGGACTCGTTCATCACCGAAGGGGACTTCGCGCTGATCGCGGAACTCGGCTTCGATCACGTTCGACTCCCGATCAACGCTCGAGGTGTGATGGATGACGATGGCTCCTTCCGCGACGATGGTTTCGAGCTCATCGAACGTGCCGTGACGTGGAGCGAGCGACACGGGCTGCGTATCCTCCTCGACCTGCACGGGGCGCCTGGCGGACAGACGGGCACGAACATCGATGATGCTCCGCATGGTAAGCCCGAGCTCTTCATGGATCCCCGCAATCGAGCGCTGACCGTGCGGCTGTGGCGCGAACTTGCGACCCGATATCGCGATCGAGAATCGGTAATGGGCTATGACCTGCTCAACGAGCCTCTGCCGGGCGAGTGGCAAGACATCTACGCTGACGCACTCGTGGACCTCTACCGTGAGTTGACTGTCGCGATTCGCGAGATCGATGACAGACATCTCATCATGTACGAGGGCAGCAACTGGGCCACCAATTGGGGTCCTTTGCGCGAGCGATTCGATGACAATCAAGCGCTCCAATTCCATCGCTACTGGTGTCCACCTGACGAATCGAGCATCGCGGAGTATCTCGAGGTTCGCGACCTGCTTAATACGCCTATCTATATGGGTGAGGGTGGCGAGAACACGCCAGGCTGGATCTACGCGGCCACCAGGCTCTACGAACGACATGGCATCGGCTGGAACTTCTGGCCGTGGAAGAAGCTCGACACCTCGACCTCGCCCCTATCCGCGAAAGCTCCAGACGGCTGGGAGCTGATCGCGAATCCAGCAGCCGAGCTCACCGCCGACGATGCATGGCGCATACTCGACCTATTCCTCAGGGCGGTGGACGTTGATGCTTGTGAGATTCGAACCGAGGTGATGGACGCACTGTTCGGCCGCGGAGATCTGCACATACCGGCCTGGGCGGGTGTGCGTGACGACGGCGAAGTGCCGATCTTAGAACTCACCGGCGCTGATGCACCCGAAGGGTTGTGGCACCACACAAGCGGCCAACCGTACTCAGACGTGGAGTACATGGCCGTCTCGCTCGACCCGAAGATGCGCCTGGCATTTGATCTCGGCGAACGCCCTGCGGGCTGGACGGTCGACTGCGAAGACAACGACGCTGTAGATGTCGAATGGGATGGCCGATCTCTGATTATCGTGGCTAACCGGGCGAACCGCGTGCGAAGCGTCACGGTGGCCCGTTGA
- a CDS encoding carbohydrate ABC transporter permease — protein MATTEALVRGARRIADPPVINLPRARPGTIIIGALLGIGALITAFPFLWMVFASVKPRSESVAYPPQLLPKQPTLEYYVELFVKLDFGRYLVNTLLIVVICMFGLLLMAAAGYGFAKFNFRGRDALFFLVLVTMMIPGQVTMIPTYLILNGMKLTNTLVGIALPMLVSGFSVFLFRQFMLTIPTEVLEAARIDGAGEWRIFFGIVLPMSGPILAVQVVLTFIAGWNSFLWPLIIANDQKLYTLSVGLSLLNQQIATNPSLQMAASTLMVVPILIVFVVFQRYVVQGFALSGLK, from the coding sequence ATGGCGACTACTGAAGCCCTCGTTCGCGGTGCACGTCGCATCGCGGACCCACCCGTCATCAATCTCCCGCGGGCACGTCCGGGGACGATCATCATCGGCGCACTGCTCGGCATCGGCGCCCTCATCACCGCGTTCCCCTTCCTTTGGATGGTGTTCGCCTCGGTGAAACCGCGCAGCGAATCGGTTGCCTACCCGCCGCAACTGCTGCCGAAGCAGCCCACTCTGGAGTATTACGTCGAGCTGTTCGTGAAGCTCGATTTCGGGCGCTACCTCGTGAACACCCTCTTGATCGTGGTGATCTGCATGTTCGGCCTGCTGCTCATGGCTGCAGCAGGTTATGGGTTCGCGAAGTTCAACTTCCGCGGCCGCGACGCGCTCTTCTTCTTAGTCCTGGTCACGATGATGATCCCAGGTCAGGTCACGATGATCCCGACCTACCTCATCTTGAACGGGATGAAGCTCACCAACACCCTCGTCGGCATCGCCCTACCGATGCTGGTGTCAGGGTTCAGCGTCTTCCTATTCAGACAATTCATGCTCACCATTCCGACGGAGGTGCTCGAAGCCGCGCGGATCGACGGCGCGGGGGAGTGGCGAATCTTCTTTGGCATCGTTCTGCCCATGTCCGGCCCTATCCTCGCCGTGCAGGTCGTCCTGACGTTCATCGCCGGGTGGAACAGCTTCCTCTGGCCGCTGATCATCGCCAACGATCAGAAGTTGTACACACTCTCGGTGGGACTGTCCCTCCTCAACCAGCAGATCGCCACGAACCCTTCGCTTCAGATGGCGGCCTCAACGCTCATGGTGGTGCCGATCTTGATCGTATTCGTCGTCTTCCAGCGGTACGTCGTGCAGGGCTTCGCGCTCTCCGGCCTCAAGTAA
- a CDS encoding sugar ABC transporter permease has protein sequence MRTRLTPYAFVTPAMLLLVTFGVLPIAVALFVSFTDMNLAGLGNWSRVQFIGIDNYTRLFEDAAFWQAIGNTAIFAILGVPTVIVLSLVIALALNRSQGRFFTALRSFYFVPAITAIVAVALVWGYLFNTQFGLFNYLLSLVGLPPVPWLSDPVVVKFSVVLVAVWRGLGLNVIIFLAALQGVPKEYLEAASIDGASGYRRTVSIVIPLLRFAVFFVTITTIIAWLQFFDEPFVLTKGGPLGASTSISLFLYQEGFSSSQFGYASAGSVVLFAIIGAVTVIQLKVRKSDGDY, from the coding sequence ATGAGAACACGTCTAACGCCCTACGCATTCGTCACTCCGGCGATGCTGCTGCTCGTCACGTTCGGTGTGCTCCCGATCGCGGTCGCGCTGTTCGTGAGCTTCACCGACATGAATCTTGCCGGTCTCGGAAACTGGTCGCGAGTGCAGTTCATCGGAATCGACAACTACACCCGACTGTTCGAGGACGCCGCGTTCTGGCAGGCGATCGGAAACACGGCGATCTTCGCGATCCTCGGCGTCCCCACAGTGATCGTGCTTTCACTGGTAATTGCGCTCGCTCTGAATCGATCGCAAGGACGATTCTTCACCGCCCTCAGAAGCTTCTACTTCGTTCCGGCGATCACCGCAATCGTTGCTGTCGCGCTGGTGTGGGGCTACCTGTTCAACACGCAGTTCGGGCTGTTCAACTACCTGCTGTCATTGGTCGGTCTGCCGCCGGTGCCCTGGCTTTCCGACCCGGTCGTCGTCAAGTTCTCGGTCGTGCTCGTGGCCGTGTGGCGAGGACTCGGCTTGAACGTGATCATCTTCCTGGCAGCCCTTCAGGGTGTGCCCAAGGAATATCTGGAAGCTGCGTCGATCGACGGCGCCTCGGGTTACCGGCGCACAGTGTCGATAGTGATCCCGCTGCTGCGATTCGCCGTGTTCTTCGTGACGATCACGACGATCATCGCCTGGCTGCAGTTCTTCGATGAGCCCTTCGTCCTTACAAAAGGTGGACCTCTCGGCGCCTCGACATCCATTTCCCTCTTCCTGTATCAGGAGGGCTTCTCCTCGAGCCAGTTCGGGTACGCCAGTGCCGGATCCGTGGTCCTGTTCGCGATCATCGGCGCGGTCACGGTCATTCAGCTGAAAGTAAGGAAATCCGATGGCGACTACTGA
- a CDS encoding extracellular solute-binding protein — MKRYQKAAVAAVAILGVSLTGCAGGAADDGGTSEPLTVWVMGDTSDNFESLVAPFVKDTGIDVEAVAVPWDSIDQKFTTAVASANGPDLLQIGISKLRTFADSGALLSLDEEAIADYPNLASSNFIDGVAGEATAIDGEVLSMPWVSDTRVLFYRSDILAEAGIDEPPATWDELREDAKALTARGDGQYGYYVPQWDSALPVAMTWDQGGDIVDAEGNIDFDTAEFESAVDLYTGLYADGSVPVNSDFDQTQGFISGVTPMLVSGPYLAAAIEDAAPELEGKWNVTTLPKGVAGTSLLAGSNLGVWGSTKNEDGALQLLDFLSAPDTQLKWFELDGQLPTVKAALEDDALASDPLVGVYSEQLADSKLLPLVPNWDGETGKALLDALNAIVLTGADRDETLQTLFTTTSGTSVN, encoded by the coding sequence ATGAAGAGATATCAGAAGGCCGCTGTAGCAGCGGTTGCGATCCTCGGCGTCAGCCTTACCGGCTGCGCCGGCGGCGCAGCCGATGATGGTGGCACAAGCGAGCCGCTCACCGTTTGGGTCATGGGCGACACGTCAGACAACTTCGAGTCGCTCGTCGCACCCTTCGTCAAAGACACCGGGATCGACGTGGAAGCAGTTGCGGTGCCGTGGGACAGCATCGACCAGAAGTTCACGACAGCCGTTGCTTCCGCCAATGGTCCCGACCTCCTCCAGATCGGCATCTCCAAGCTCCGCACCTTCGCCGACAGCGGTGCACTTCTGTCACTCGACGAAGAGGCAATCGCCGACTACCCGAACCTGGCATCGTCGAACTTCATCGACGGAGTCGCGGGGGAGGCAACGGCAATTGATGGGGAAGTCCTGTCTATGCCCTGGGTCTCCGATACCCGCGTGCTGTTCTATCGTTCCGACATCCTCGCTGAGGCCGGTATCGACGAACCTCCCGCGACGTGGGACGAGCTGCGCGAGGACGCCAAGGCATTGACTGCTCGAGGAGACGGGCAATACGGCTACTACGTTCCTCAGTGGGACAGTGCGCTGCCCGTTGCCATGACGTGGGACCAGGGAGGTGACATTGTCGACGCGGAGGGCAACATCGACTTCGACACGGCCGAGTTCGAATCAGCGGTAGACCTCTACACCGGGCTCTACGCCGACGGGAGCGTTCCCGTCAACAGCGACTTCGATCAGACTCAGGGCTTCATCTCGGGCGTCACGCCAATGCTCGTGAGCGGCCCCTACCTGGCGGCCGCAATCGAGGATGCCGCACCAGAGCTCGAGGGGAAGTGGAACGTCACGACGTTGCCCAAGGGAGTAGCCGGTACGTCCCTTCTGGCCGGGTCCAACCTCGGTGTATGGGGATCGACCAAGAACGAAGACGGTGCCCTCCAGTTGCTTGACTTCCTGTCGGCACCCGACACGCAGCTGAAGTGGTTCGAGCTTGACGGGCAGCTTCCCACCGTCAAGGCCGCCCTCGAAGACGACGCCCTCGCCTCGGACCCGTTGGTGGGCGTCTACTCCGAGCAGCTGGCGGACTCCAAGCTTCTTCCCCTCGTCCCCAATTGGGATGGCGAAACGGGCAAGGCTCTGCTCGATGCTCTGAACGCGATCGTTCTGACCGGAGCAGACCGAGACGAGACGTTGCAAACGCTGTTCACCACGACGAGCGGAACGTCAGTCAACTGA
- a CDS encoding GH1 family beta-glucosidase, with amino-acid sequence MGISHSVDLGPFGEGFLWGVATAAYQIEGAAREGGRGPSIWDTFSHAPGKTFHGDTGDIACDHYHRVGADLDLLAETSVDAYRLSVSWSRLQPTGEGPLNPEAVTFYRTLLIGLRDRSIRPFVTLYHWDLPQPLEDRGGWPNREVAYLFAEFARQTVSALQDLADDWITLNEPWCSAFLGYGYGKHAPGRTDLSDAVSAAHHLNLAHGLAVRAIRSVAPRARVGISNIITDVTPASDSVADLAAADRLDAVGNRVFLDPVYLGRYGEGVHDQLDSLGLDSVIHSDDLETIAEPVDFAGINHYQRVVAADDPALPFGVQETPAQPNTTSFGWSVIPDSLRAVLSRFSREYSPLPIYITESGASFHDYVDPEGTIGDVERIDYLSGYFAAAAQAIREGVDVRGYFVWSFLDNFEWGEGYSKRFGLVYVDYRTQERVPKESARWFSAHIQRHHQLHTRASASVEATHG; translated from the coding sequence ATGGGGATCTCGCACTCTGTTGACCTCGGCCCGTTCGGCGAGGGCTTTCTCTGGGGAGTTGCAACGGCGGCGTACCAGATCGAAGGAGCCGCGCGTGAGGGCGGACGCGGGCCAAGCATCTGGGACACGTTCAGCCACGCTCCGGGTAAGACCTTCCACGGCGATACAGGCGATATCGCGTGTGACCATTACCACCGGGTCGGCGCCGATCTCGATCTTCTCGCCGAGACGAGCGTGGATGCGTACAGACTCTCCGTCTCGTGGTCCCGGCTCCAGCCGACGGGAGAGGGACCGCTCAATCCTGAGGCCGTGACCTTCTACCGAACGCTGCTGATCGGCCTGCGTGATCGCAGCATCCGCCCGTTCGTCACGCTCTACCACTGGGACCTTCCCCAGCCTCTCGAGGACCGGGGCGGCTGGCCGAACCGCGAGGTCGCGTACCTGTTCGCGGAGTTCGCCCGACAGACCGTGAGTGCGCTGCAGGACCTCGCGGACGATTGGATCACGCTGAATGAGCCGTGGTGTTCGGCCTTCCTCGGGTACGGCTACGGCAAGCACGCGCCGGGGCGGACAGACCTCTCTGATGCTGTCTCCGCAGCCCACCACCTCAACCTCGCGCACGGCCTCGCAGTGCGAGCGATTCGCAGCGTCGCCCCGCGTGCCCGGGTAGGCATATCGAACATCATCACTGACGTGACCCCTGCTTCGGACTCGGTCGCGGACCTTGCGGCCGCCGATCGCCTCGACGCCGTCGGCAACCGAGTCTTCCTCGACCCCGTGTATCTGGGTCGTTATGGCGAGGGTGTGCACGACCAGCTCGATTCCCTGGGACTGGACTCCGTGATCCACTCAGATGATCTGGAAACCATCGCAGAGCCCGTGGACTTCGCCGGGATCAATCATTATCAGCGCGTCGTGGCTGCTGACGACCCTGCTCTGCCGTTCGGAGTGCAGGAGACGCCCGCACAACCGAACACCACCTCGTTTGGGTGGTCGGTCATTCCAGACTCACTCCGCGCCGTGCTTTCGCGATTCTCTCGAGAGTACTCACCGCTCCCCATCTACATCACAGAGAGCGGTGCCAGCTTCCACGACTACGTCGACCCCGAAGGCACCATCGGAGACGTCGAACGAATCGACTACCTCTCGGGCTATTTCGCCGCGGCGGCACAAGCCATCCGCGAAGGCGTCGACGTCCGCGGCTACTTCGTCTGGTCGTTCCTCGACAACTTCGAATGGGGCGAGGGATACAGCAAACGCTTCGGACTCGTCTATGTGGACTATCGCACGCAGGAGCGTGTCCCCAAGGAGAGTGCGCGCTGGTTCAGCGCTCACATCCAGCGCCACCACCAACTTCACACTCGGGCATCCGCCTCCGTCGAAGCCACCCACGGCTGA